DNA sequence from the Camelina sativa cultivar DH55 unplaced genomic scaffold, Cs unpScaffold00532, whole genome shotgun sequence genome:
TTGAAGCCTATTGCATGCAGTTTGAAAGTAAATCAATCATTGGGACGTACTAAACACTATCTGTAACAAATATGAAGACCTAGAAAACCTTTTTtccgaactttttttttagtacgTGAACCGTATCATGGCAATTAACtataattaaactaaactaaGGGAACAAACTTGTCATGTACTActacaagattttttttagaatttttaggaCAGTGTGAATGGTAATTAATTGTCACacattttaattattagttacagaaaatatcattattatatTCGTACTGCCTAATATTAAAATCTGGATTCTGCGTTTATGACTCTGTCTGGCTTATTATTATTGCTCTGTCTCATTAACTTCCGAGTGTACATATcctctatttttgttttcttcatttcttaatTATGACCACCAAAATTACAGttaaacatttttcaaaaaaaaaatgacataatgtagaaaagagaaaataattaaaaaaaaagtagataaaggcagcaaataaaaaaaataaaaaaacattaataacatTGTCCATCAATGAAATCCATCATGTAGGTGAGTGTGTTAGGCTCAAAAGCATCATCATGATGACCCCAAAGCGACGAACTCGATTGATGGAGAAGGCCAAGACCTGCGCTCATAAGCAATCTCTCATCCCCGAGAATgcttttattatcaaatttcacattcaataaTCTTTCTTCGGATGCATCTGTCATATTCCCCAAATTGTTCATCTGATTGCTGATcgatttgattgtttgattttttgttccaatttttttacttagatGTGTATTCCAATAGTTCTTCACTTGATTGTCCGTTCGACCTGGAACTCTTTTAGCTATCAAAGACCACCTgtacatatattgatatatatatatatatacatcaagtAGCTACTAGTTATATACAACTAATTGAAAGTGTgcgatatctttttttttttttttaaatagaacgTATAATTTATATCGATCTTTACCTATTACCAAGCAACTTGTGGAGTCTAATGATaagatcttcttct
Encoded proteins:
- the LOC104773401 gene encoding transcription factor WER-like; the encoded protein is MRKKISGEEGNHEYKKGLWTVEEDKILMDYVKAQGKGHWNRIAKKTGLKRCGKSCRLRWMNYLSPNVKRGHFTDQEEDLIIRLHKLLGNRWSLIAKRVPGRTDNQVKNYWNTHLSKKIGTKNQTIKSISNQMNNLGNMTDASEERLLNVKFDNKSILGDERLLMSAGLGLLHQSSSSLWGHHDDAFEPNTLTYMMDFIDGQCY